TCGCCTCACGGCTCAAGGACATGGAACGCGACGGCCTCACGACCCGCCGCAGGCTGCCCCCGCCCGGCGCCGCCTACGTCTACGAACTGACCGGGCGCGGAAGGGAGTTGCTGCCCGTCCTCGTGGCGCTCAGCGGCTGGGGGCGGGCCGAGCTGGGGGAGCGGCGGCCCACCGACGCGGTCCGCGCCCACTGGTTCGCGCTGCCGCTGCTGCGCCTCCTCGAAGGGACCGGTCTCGTCGAAGTGCGCCTGGAGGAAGGCGACTTCCACCTCCATGTCGGCGCCGAGGACGGTCCCGTCTACGGCGAGGGACCCGCGCCGACCGAACCCGACGCCCGGCTGACGGTGGACTCCGCCACCTGCGCCGCCGTCAGCCGCGGGGAGACAGGGCTGCTCGACGCCGTGCGCGACGGGCGGATCACCGTCACCGGCGAAGGCCCGCTGGCGAAGGCACTGTTGCGGGACGTCTGAGGGGCCGGGGGCGCGGCGGGGGAGGAGCCGGGAATCGGTGGTGGGGCAGCGAGGGGCGTCCGGGCGGGGCGCGTGACGGGGGCGACGCCCGGGACCGTCCCGGCGTGGGAGACGCAGAAGGCCCGCACCGGGCGGGCCTTCTGAGGGTTCGTCAGGTCGCTAGGCACCCGGCGGGATCCGCGACGGGCGTCCCGTCCCCCGGGTCAGGGCGTAGCCGCCGATGCCGGCCAGCGCCGCCAGCACCCCGCCCACGCCGGTCCACACCCAGCGGCTCGACCACCAGCCGGAGGACCAGCCGCCGTCCGGCTCGATGCTGGACAGCACCGCCGACTTCTTCGAGGTGTCCTCGTCGTCCTGCCGCGAGGTGACCGCGATGCCGGGCACCAGCGGCTGGGCGAGCGAGCCGTCCACCGCCGCCGCGCCGCCGATGTTCTCGGCGCCGACCTCGACCGACGTCGACACCGGCAGCCCCAGGTCCGACGCGGGCAGCCCGATCGCCGTCAGCCGGACGTAGTACGTGCCCGGCAGCGGGTCGTCGGCCCACGGCTCCGACCAGGCCCGCACCGTGCGCAGCACACAGGTCAGGTCGAGGGAGGCGGTGCCCTGCGCCGCGGTGCGCGTCTGCGCCCCGTACTGGCAGGCCTGACGGCGCCGCAGACCGTCGTACACGTCGACCTGCCAGGTCTGCGCGGTGTGCGCGTCCGGCAGCTTCACCGTCGCGCGCACGGTCGGACGGTGCTCGGCGTCCGCCGCGAACGACCAGTACAGGTAGTCGCCCGCGGAGGCGCTCGCCGTCGCCCGCTGGTCCAGTTCGATCTCGGTCGCCGTACGGAACGACGTGCCCGCCCGGGTGGGCACGGAGCCGCCGTCCGAGGCGCTCGGCGACGGCGAGGAGTCGGCCGCCGCCGGACCCGCCGCGCATCCGAGCGCCAGCAGGGCGACGCTCAACACTCGTGTGAACCGCATCAGTTGGTCCTCCAGACCGCGACCCGCCAGCGTGACACCCAGCCCCACAGCAGACCGGCGAGGAAGCCGA
The sequence above is a segment of the Streptomyces griseoviridis genome. Coding sequences within it:
- a CDS encoding winged helix-turn-helix transcriptional regulator: MSPRRSYDQYCSAARALDVVGDRWTLLIVRELLAGPRRYTDLHADLPGVSTDVLASRLKDMERDGLTTRRRLPPPGAAYVYELTGRGRELLPVLVALSGWGRAELGERRPTDAVRAHWFALPLLRLLEGTGLVEVRLEEGDFHLHVGAEDGPVYGEGPAPTEPDARLTVDSATCAAVSRGETGLLDAVRDGRITVTGEGPLAKALLRDV